The sequence GAGCATGCCGGCCGCCGACTCGGTACGGGGTCGCGGGCTGGCGATCGTGGAGCAGATCTGTGACGAGGTAGCCGTGCTCACCAGCGCCGGTGAGACAGTCGTACGGATCCGCCTGAGTCTGTGAGTCGGCGGCGATCCCCGCCCGCCCGGGCAAGGTCGGCTGCCACAATGCGGACAGCCCGGAACGACTGTGACAACGGGTCGGACCCGAACGGAGGACGCCACGATGCCGGACAGCGCACGCGAGGCCGAGCTGCTCGACGCAGAGCGCACCCTGCAGGCAGCCCAACGGGCCGGCGACGTCGCCGCCCTCGATCAGCTGCTGGTCGACCAGCTGATCGCCATCGGCCCGGACGGGCGTACCCACACCAAGCAGGATGACCTGGCCGCCCACCGGGACCGCCGCACGGTCGTCGAGGAGTTGGTGGAGGAGGAGCTGGACCTGCTCGTCGTCGGCAAG comes from Micromonospora vinacea and encodes:
- a CDS encoding nuclear transport factor 2 family protein, which codes for MPDSAREAELLDAERTLQAAQRAGDVAALDQLLVDQLIAIGPDGRTHTKQDDLAAHRDRRTVVEELVEEELDLLVVGKTGVTFFLGRVSGFSEGAPFAARLRYTRTWVHDDPHGWRVLAAHISPV